The sequence CCCCGAGCACCACGAAGCCCCACCGGGCGCGCCGCTGACTACGCATGGCCAGGGCGGTCACAGCAGGGCACCGCCGGAAGCGTCGACGTGCTGACCGGTCACCCAGCGGCTGTCCTGAGAGGCGAGGAAGGCGACGATATCGGCGACATCACGAGCTTCGGCCACCCGCCCCAACGGGGAGAGCCCGGCGACCATCTCCCGGGCGGCATCGAGCCAGCCGGCGTTCATCTCGGTGTCCACCGGCCCTGGCGCCACGGCGTTGACCGTGATGCCTCGAGGGCCGAGCTGCTTGGCCAGCGCCCTGGTGAATGCGTCCACTGCCGCTTTGGTCATCGTGTAGGCGATCAGGTCGGGCTGGGCGGCCCCCTCGGTGAGGTGCGCCGACACGTTGACGATCCGACCGCCGTCGGCGATCCGCGCTAGCCCGTGCTTGGTGACGAAGAACGGCGCAGCGGCATTGATCGCCCACAGGCGATCCAAGCCTGCCGAATCGATACTCTCGATCGGTCCACGAGGATCGGCGATCCCGGCGTTGTTCACCAGGATGTCGATCCCCTCCACGACGGCGTCCACTCGCTCCCACAAGTCACGCGCCTCGGCTTCCGGGTCGCCCTGACCGAACGATGCCCCGATCGTGTCGGCCTCCCGCACTGCGCGCCGCTGCGGCCGTGTCTTCCGCTGCCGCGGCGTGCGTCCCGTAGTGCACCAGCACCCGGGCACCGTCGGCGGCGAGCCGCTTCGACACCGCCGCTCCGATACCCCGGCCGCCGCCGGTCACGAGCGCTGTTCTGCCCTCGAGTCGCATGCGTCCTCCTGTTGTATAGCGAGCGATATACAACAACGTACCCGATTACGGATCAACCGCTATACAATTACAAGATGACTGCAGGACCAGGACGGCCACGTAGCTTCGATCGGGATGCCGCACTGGAGCGAGCGATGCTGTTGTTCTGGGAGCGCGGCTACGACGCAGTCGCCACGCGCGATCTGACCGGCGCGATGGGCATCGCCGCACCCAGCCTCTATCACGCTTTCACCAGCAAGCGCGCCCTGTTCGAGGAGGCGGTGGAGGTCTACGGCCAGCGCTATGGCGGCTATATCGACGATGCCCTGCAGAACGAACCGGATGCGCGCAGCGCCGTTGCTGCGCTGCTGCTCGGCGCCGTGCGTCAGCAAACCCTCCCTGGGCACCCCCACGGGTGCCTGATCATCAGCGGTGCCACGAACTACAGCCCCGCCTCCGCCGAGATCGCCGCTGGTCTGCGCGAGCGGCGCGCCCACACCGCGGCCAGGATTGCCGAGAAGATCCGGGCCGATATCGCGGCAGGCACCCTGCCACGCGAGACCGATGCCCAGCATCTGTCCACGTTCGCGGTGTCGGTGTGGCACGGATTGGCCCTGCTCGCCCGCGACGGTGCCGCACGGGCGGATCTGGAGGCGGCGGCCGGCACGGCTATGCAGGCATGGCCGAGGCCCCCTGCCGCCGCGCCCCGATGACCGGTGCCCGGGCACGTGCCGCCAGCGGCAACAGATTACTAGTAGACAAAACGCCTAGATGAGTGATCTACTAGTCAAATGACGCTTGCTCTTGCCCTCGTTTCCTGGCCGCACTCGTGATCCTTGCGCGCATCATCCTCGGGTTCCTCTCCATCGGGCCGATGACCGGTTACGACTTGAAGCGGCACTTCGACTCCTCGGCCGCGTACTTCTGGTCGGCGGACAAGGCGCAGATCTACCGCACGCTCGCCTCGCTGGTGGACGACGGTCTCGCCGAGACCGAGGTGGTGCCCGGGGACGGCGCACCCGACCGGATCCTGCATCGGATCACCCCCGCCGGGCAGAGTGCGCTGGACGCGTGGCTCGCCTCCCCGTTGGACCGTCAGCCGGAGCGCGATCCGTTCCTGGCGCGGATGTTCTTCGCCGGCGACGACGCCGAGAGGGTCCGACGGCTGGTGACCGCCCGGCGAACGGCCGTGGACAGTTTCGTCCAGGAGCTGGAGCAGGTTCGGGCTGACGCCCCACCGCTGGACCGCGGGGAGAACCCCGCCGCCTGGCTGCGGATTCAGACCCTGGAGCACGGCATCGCGGCTGGCCGGCACGAGCTGGCCTGGCTCGACTCACTTCTGGAGGAACCGCTATGACTGCCCTGTACACCGACTTCGACGAGATCCATCCGGCCACGCAGAGCCCATCCGCGCAGGC is a genomic window of Ruania zhangjianzhongii containing:
- a CDS encoding PadR family transcriptional regulator, with the translated sequence MILARIILGFLSIGPMTGYDLKRHFDSSAAYFWSADKAQIYRTLASLVDDGLAETEVVPGDGAPDRILHRITPAGQSALDAWLASPLDRQPERDPFLARMFFAGDDAERVRRLVTARRTAVDSFVQELEQVRADAPPLDRGENPAAWLRIQTLEHGIAAGRHELAWLDSLLEEPL
- a CDS encoding SDR family NAD(P)-dependent oxidoreductase yields the protein MRLEGRTALVTGGGRGIGAAVSKRLAADGARVLVHYGTHAAAAEDTAAAARSAGGRHDRGIVRSGRPGSRGA
- a CDS encoding SDR family oxidoreductase translates to MREADTIGASFGQGDPEAEARDLWERVDAVVEGIDILVNNAGIADPRGPIESIDSAGLDRLWAINAAAPFFVTKHGLARIADGGRIVNVSAHLTEGAAQPDLIAYTMTKAAVDAFTRALAKQLGPRGITVNAVAPGPVDTEMNAGWLDAAREMVAGLSPLGRVAEARDVADIVAFLASQDSRWVTGQHVDASGGALL
- a CDS encoding TetR/AcrR family transcriptional regulator, which encodes MTAGPGRPRSFDRDAALERAMLLFWERGYDAVATRDLTGAMGIAAPSLYHAFTSKRALFEEAVEVYGQRYGGYIDDALQNEPDARSAVAALLLGAVRQQTLPGHPHGCLIISGATNYSPASAEIAAGLRERRAHTAARIAEKIRADIAAGTLPRETDAQHLSTFAVSVWHGLALLARDGAARADLEAAAGTAMQAWPRPPAAAPR